Proteins co-encoded in one Candidatus Limnocylindrales bacterium genomic window:
- a CDS encoding ferredoxin--NADP reductase codes for MAKLDLDALRAQYYNGTIVHIREEHPELWVIRIRPDKGVLHFKPGQYTTLGLGYWEPRREGTQKEILKPGMESKLIRRALSFSHPVVDESGENLIEPEKVNFNEFYVVLVKERPGSEEAPALTPRLFLLKPGDRLFIGDKVTGNYVLDPIKEEDDVIFGATGTGEAPHNPMIWELLRRGHKGTITSIVCNRYERDHAYKAIHEKLAQKYKNYHYITLTTREPKNKGKKVYIQDFIDSGELEEHLGKPLDPQRTHVFLCGNPAMIGIPKYENGKKIYPEPRGVIEVLEKRGFQADYKKVKGNIHFEEYW; via the coding sequence ATGGCAAAACTTGACCTGGATGCCTTACGAGCACAGTACTACAATGGGACTATCGTGCATATTCGAGAAGAACATCCAGAGCTTTGGGTCATTCGGATCAGGCCGGATAAAGGTGTTTTACATTTTAAACCAGGGCAGTATACCACCTTGGGACTGGGTTACTGGGAACCGAGACGAGAGGGAACTCAAAAAGAAATCTTAAAACCGGGAATGGAGTCGAAGCTGATCCGGCGTGCCCTCTCCTTTTCACATCCTGTCGTGGATGAATCCGGTGAAAATTTGATAGAGCCCGAAAAGGTTAACTTCAATGAATTCTATGTGGTTCTTGTCAAAGAGAGACCGGGCAGCGAGGAAGCCCCTGCTTTGACCCCTCGCCTTTTTCTCTTAAAGCCGGGAGATCGCCTCTTTATAGGCGATAAGGTAACGGGAAACTACGTATTAGATCCCATAAAGGAGGAAGATGATGTGATTTTTGGAGCTACCGGCACCGGAGAGGCTCCCCATAACCCCATGATTTGGGAGCTCCTGAGAAGAGGGCATAAGGGCACCATCACTTCTATCGTCTGTAATCGTTATGAAAGGGATCACGCCTACAAAGCCATTCATGAGAAATTGGCTCAAAAATACAAAAATTATCACTATATTACTTTAACGACCCGGGAACCCAAAAACAAAGGCAAGAAAGTTTATATTCAAGATTTTATAGATTCCGGTGAATTGGAAGAACATCTCGGTAAACCTCTGGATCCTCAAAGAACCCACGTTTTTCTTTGTGGGAATCCGGCTATGATCGGAATTCCTAAATATGAAAATGGGAAAAAAATCTATCCGGAGCCTCGAGGCGTTATCGAAGTCCTTGAGAAGCGAGGATTCCAGGCCGATTATAAAAAGGTGAAGGGGAACATTCACTTTGAAGAATACTGGTGA
- a CDS encoding methyltransferase domain-containing protein encodes MDSVIQFYHTHPINEDQILQTLQEKGINLDNLTEETLKDYDQDHYGGVEAVDILAQKAGIHSSSYVLDVCSGMGGPARYLAHRYGCRVVGLDLTESRYQGAIRLTKLVKLDHLVEFRLGNALEMPFPEDTFHVVIGQEAWFHVPNKPKLIQECARVLKKGGTIAFTDILQVSSRYESELEKLQQQMPFPYLETLEGYAQLLEKNKFLILEKENLSQLWTNLLQNRLEMYRNLKDKTIQKFGEEHYRKWDETYNLFVSLFKEGKLGGGRFIAKKI; translated from the coding sequence ATGGATTCGGTTATTCAATTCTATCATACCCATCCCATCAATGAAGACCAGATCCTCCAAACCCTGCAGGAAAAAGGGATTAACCTGGATAACTTAACCGAAGAGACGCTGAAGGACTATGATCAGGACCATTATGGTGGCGTGGAAGCCGTAGATATTCTGGCTCAGAAGGCCGGTATCCACTCATCCAGCTATGTTCTGGATGTTTGCAGCGGTATGGGTGGTCCTGCACGGTATCTGGCTCATCGATATGGATGTCGCGTGGTCGGTTTAGACCTTACCGAAAGTCGTTACCAGGGAGCTATTCGATTAACAAAACTCGTTAAATTAGATCATCTGGTTGAATTTAGATTAGGAAACGCCCTGGAAATGCCGTTTCCAGAGGATACTTTCCATGTAGTCATCGGTCAGGAAGCCTGGTTCCATGTTCCCAATAAGCCCAAATTAATCCAAGAATGCGCACGGGTTTTAAAGAAAGGGGGTACGATTGCCTTTACAGACATTTTACAGGTAAGTTCCCGGTATGAATCTGAGTTGGAAAAACTTCAACAGCAAATGCCCTTTCCCTACCTGGAAACCCTGGAAGGATACGCACAACTCCTGGAAAAAAATAAATTCTTGATCCTGGAAAAGGAAAACCTCAGCCAGCTCTGGACGAACCTCCTGCAAAATCGGCTGGAAATGTATCGGAACCTGAAAGATAAAACCATCCAAAAGTTCGGAGAGGAACATTACCGAAAATGGGATGAAACTTATAACCTCTTTGTATCTTTATTTAAAGAAGGAAAACTGGGAGGAGGAAGATTTATCGCGAAGAAGATTTAA
- the thrC gene encoding threonine synthase codes for MAWKGIIHKYREFLPITDKTPIITLLEGNTPLIRAENLKDVFGQDIEVYLKYEGLNPTGSFKDRGMTVAISKAREEGARAVICASTGNTSASAAAYAARAGIPAYVLIPKGAIALGKLSQAMMHGAKVLAVDGNFDQALSMVRYIAENYPVNLVNSINPLRLEGQKTGAFEICEQLGGRAPDYQAIPVGNAGNITAYWQGYKEYKAQNLISETPRMIGFQAEGAAPIVRGHVIEDPHTIATAIKIGNPASWKKAENAVRESQGTIDMVSDEEILQAYKLLAQREGIFVEPASAASVAGVIKFSKQGKFKKGDVIVCILTGHGLKDPDRAIQMAPEPITVPPDEKEVAKCLGF; via the coding sequence ATGGCCTGGAAAGGTATCATCCATAAATACCGAGAGTTTTTACCGATTACCGATAAAACCCCTATTATAACCCTTCTGGAAGGGAATACTCCCTTGATCCGGGCGGAGAATCTCAAGGACGTTTTCGGTCAAGACATAGAAGTTTATCTGAAGTATGAGGGGCTTAATCCTACCGGATCCTTTAAAGATCGAGGTATGACCGTAGCGATCAGTAAAGCAAGAGAAGAAGGGGCCCGAGCGGTGATCTGTGCTTCGACCGGTAATACCTCTGCTTCGGCTGCGGCCTATGCTGCACGGGCCGGGATCCCGGCCTATGTACTCATTCCCAAGGGAGCCATCGCTCTGGGCAAACTTTCCCAGGCCATGATGCATGGGGCTAAGGTTCTGGCCGTAGACGGAAACTTTGATCAGGCCCTGAGTATGGTCCGGTATATTGCCGAAAATTATCCGGTCAACCTGGTGAATTCCATTAACCCCCTGCGACTTGAAGGACAGAAAACCGGTGCCTTTGAGATCTGTGAACAGCTGGGTGGAAGGGCTCCGGATTATCAGGCTATACCGGTAGGCAATGCCGGGAATATTACCGCCTACTGGCAAGGGTACAAGGAGTACAAGGCCCAGAACCTGATTTCGGAAACTCCCCGTATGATTGGATTTCAAGCCGAAGGGGCGGCTCCTATCGTGAGAGGCCATGTAATCGAGGATCCCCATACCATTGCAACTGCTATAAAAATAGGGAATCCCGCAAGCTGGAAAAAAGCCGAGAATGCCGTTCGAGAATCTCAGGGGACTATCGATATGGTCAGCGACGAGGAAATACTCCAGGCCTATAAACTCCTGGCCCAGAGGGAGGGGATTTTTGTAGAACCTGCCTCCGCCGCATCGGTCGCCGGAGTTATTAAATTTAGCAAACAAGGAAAGTTCAAAAAAGGTGATGTTATTGTCTGTATTTTAACCGGACACGGCCTCAAGGACCCGGATAGGGCCATCCAAATGGCACCCGAACCTATTACCGTCCCACCCGATGAAAAGGAAGTGGCTAAATGCCTGGGATTTTGA
- a CDS encoding MBL fold metallo-hydrolase, giving the protein MADIKKRLPGNVPGEFFVDSTCIDCDTCRQLAPETFEDSGDYSVVYAQPETEAARRKAIRALLACPTGSIGTLHEIHTREVREDFPLPLEDGVYYTGFNSPKSYGGNSYFVQHSQGNWLIDSPKYLPHLIKKFEALGGIKYIFLTHRDDVAEADRYAKKFNSRRIIHRADLSAQPDAEIIIEGYEAIEFSPEFWIIPTPGHTRGHSVMLYKNRFLFTGDHLWWSRNSQRLHASKGVCWYSWTEQTKSMAKLQNFTFEWVLPGHGQQIKLAKDVMKQELEALVKRMQVF; this is encoded by the coding sequence ATGGCAGATATAAAAAAGCGACTACCCGGGAATGTACCCGGTGAATTTTTTGTAGACTCTACCTGTATTGATTGCGATACCTGCCGACAGTTAGCTCCTGAAACCTTTGAGGATTCGGGAGATTACTCGGTGGTTTATGCGCAGCCGGAGACAGAAGCAGCAAGACGAAAGGCTATCCGGGCCTTACTCGCCTGTCCGACAGGCTCCATTGGAACTCTCCACGAAATCCATACCCGAGAAGTCAGAGAGGATTTTCCCCTTCCCCTGGAAGACGGAGTTTATTATACCGGATTTAACTCTCCGAAATCCTATGGAGGGAACAGTTATTTTGTCCAGCATTCTCAAGGAAACTGGCTGATAGACTCTCCCAAGTATCTTCCCCATTTGATCAAGAAATTCGAAGCGTTGGGTGGAATCAAGTATATTTTTTTGACCCACCGGGATGATGTCGCCGAAGCAGACCGATATGCTAAAAAATTCAATAGCCGTCGGATTATCCACCGGGCGGATTTATCTGCACAGCCGGATGCCGAGATCATCATCGAAGGCTATGAAGCGATAGAATTTTCTCCAGAGTTTTGGATCATTCCAACCCCAGGTCATACCCGGGGTCATTCTGTGATGTTGTATAAGAATCGGTTTTTATTCACCGGGGACCATCTCTGGTGGAGTCGAAACTCCCAACGGTTACATGCTTCTAAAGGAGTCTGCTGGTATTCCTGGACCGAACAGACCAAGTCCATGGCAAAATTACAAAATTTTACTTTTGAGTGGGTACTGCCGGGTCACGGTCAGCAAATCAAGCTGGCTAAGGATGTGATGAAGCAAGAGTTGGAAGCCCTGGTGAAACGGATGCAGGTTTTCTAG